In Anabaena sphaerica FACHB-251, a genomic segment contains:
- a CDS encoding CPP1-like family protein, translating into MSDQNPYEKLGVSEDASFDEIQDARNRLLEQHGGDGKGRELIEAAYDAILMDRLRMRQEGKIKVPERIRFPEMRVPSPQKESPTPREQSPAWLQRMLDRPSLPDVLLPGAWYLGLSAISLFIPGASDQVLQLGLVVGVGVSIYLLNRKENKFGRAVLFTLASLIIGLIVGGLIAAWVLQQLPFINITPNQFSTVLTFILMWLISSFLR; encoded by the coding sequence ATGAGCGATCAAAATCCCTACGAAAAACTTGGGGTATCAGAAGATGCTAGCTTCGATGAAATTCAGGATGCTCGCAATCGCCTGTTGGAGCAACATGGTGGTGACGGCAAGGGTCGAGAATTGATTGAAGCAGCTTATGATGCGATTCTAATGGATCGCTTACGAATGCGCCAAGAAGGTAAAATTAAAGTACCTGAGCGTATCCGCTTTCCAGAGATGCGAGTACCATCTCCACAGAAAGAAAGTCCGACTCCTCGCGAGCAGTCACCTGCATGGCTGCAACGAATGTTAGACCGACCAAGTCTACCGGATGTACTCTTACCAGGAGCTTGGTACTTGGGGTTGAGTGCTATCAGTTTATTTATTCCTGGTGCTAGTGATCAGGTTTTACAGCTGGGATTAGTGGTTGGGGTTGGAGTCAGTATTTATCTTCTCAACCGCAAGGAAAACAAATTTGGTCGAGCAGTTTTGTTCACACTGGCAAGTCTAATTATAGGCTTAATAGTTGGGGGACTAATTGCTGCTTGGGTATTACAGCAACTACCGTTTATCAATATCACACCAAATCAGTTTTCTACAGTGCTAACGTTTATTTTGATGTGGTTAATTAGCAGCTTTCTGCGTTGA